The Solibacillus daqui genome has a segment encoding these proteins:
- a CDS encoding winged helix-turn-helix transcriptional regulator yields MKKKKYNITVEATLEVIGGKWKCVILCHLTHGKKRTSELKRLMPNITQKMLTQQLRELEEDGIINRIVYNQVPPKVEYELSEYGSSLSGILNLLCDWGEKHITKVYGDKFTVLEENVLNEHLK; encoded by the coding sequence ATGAAGAAAAAGAAATACAATATAACAGTTGAAGCCACCTTGGAAGTGATTGGAGGGAAGTGGAAATGCGTAATTTTATGCCACCTGACACACGGCAAAAAACGAACAAGTGAATTGAAGCGTTTGATGCCGAATATCACGCAAAAGATGCTCACTCAACAATTACGTGAATTAGAGGAAGATGGAATCATTAATAGAATCGTATATAATCAAGTTCCTCCGAAAGTGGAGTATGAGCTTAGTGAGTATGGATCGAGCCTGAGTGGTATTTTAAACTTATTATGCGATTGGGGAGAAAAACACATTACGAAAGTATATGGTGATAAATTTACGGTTTTAGAAGAGAACGTTTTAAATGAACATTTGAAGTAA